The following proteins are encoded in a genomic region of Planococcus lenghuensis:
- the tilS gene encoding tRNA lysidine(34) synthetase TilS has translation MRGFPQQVLAFIKKKRLLRAGDRVCVACSGGADSIALLHVLKQHEQTLDIQLSAVHVDHMLRGEESAADRLFVEEVCRKWGVPCYSTAIPVPDLLKAEGGNRQAVSRKVRYQYFTEVMKRERIQKLATAHHADDQLESLLMTGLRGTLQTGSFGIPVSRPIEGGQLVRPFLTVSRLAIENYVAASDLAFRQDPSNFSAAYTRNRLRLQVIPLLKEENPEAAVQAALLAESVQQDQQYLEEAAGQRLAELVSKSKSGNHIEMSAQAFRQCPAALQKRMLPLLLSYLYPKKHVNLTVQLAEQMQEILRCSSGTVFLHLPHDLLMIREYDDVRFLSADRAEQASDDREIIIGSDWSEPVAGYRFKVVSAAEKAEMGDVAIWYFSPEERLPLIIRKRKNGDRIQLAGMDRPKKVARLMIDEKVPLVLRENWPLIVTKEDEVLLIPGFRASKHLTESPAHGDWLLITQPVTGQAEK, from the coding sequence ATGAGGGGTTTTCCACAACAAGTCCTGGCATTTATTAAGAAAAAAAGATTGCTCAGGGCCGGTGACCGCGTGTGTGTCGCCTGTTCAGGCGGCGCTGATTCTATAGCCCTTCTGCACGTACTGAAGCAGCATGAACAGACGCTGGATATTCAGCTCAGTGCTGTGCATGTTGACCATATGCTCCGTGGTGAAGAGTCTGCAGCCGATCGCTTGTTTGTTGAGGAAGTATGCCGGAAGTGGGGAGTGCCATGTTACAGTACGGCTATTCCAGTGCCTGATCTGCTGAAAGCGGAAGGTGGAAACCGGCAGGCTGTAAGCCGAAAGGTACGTTACCAGTATTTTACTGAAGTGATGAAAAGAGAACGGATTCAGAAACTGGCCACTGCACACCATGCGGATGACCAGCTGGAAAGCCTCTTGATGACGGGGCTCCGCGGTACATTACAGACCGGCAGTTTTGGCATACCTGTCAGCAGACCTATCGAAGGCGGACAACTCGTCCGTCCATTTTTGACGGTAAGTCGACTGGCAATTGAGAACTATGTCGCTGCGTCAGACCTTGCTTTTAGGCAGGATCCTAGCAATTTTTCAGCTGCATACACACGCAACCGGCTCCGCCTGCAGGTCATACCGCTTTTGAAAGAGGAAAACCCTGAGGCGGCGGTTCAGGCTGCTTTACTTGCAGAGAGCGTGCAGCAGGACCAGCAATACTTAGAGGAAGCAGCCGGTCAGCGACTTGCTGAACTTGTGAGCAAGTCCAAGTCAGGGAACCATATTGAAATGTCAGCTCAAGCGTTCCGCCAGTGCCCGGCCGCTTTACAAAAAAGAATGCTTCCTCTACTATTAAGCTATCTATACCCGAAAAAACATGTGAACTTGACGGTACAGCTGGCTGAACAAATGCAAGAGATTCTGCGCTGTTCATCAGGTACTGTTTTTCTGCATTTACCGCATGATCTGCTCATGATCCGCGAGTATGATGATGTCCGCTTTCTTTCGGCTGACCGAGCAGAACAGGCGTCTGATGACCGGGAAATTATCATTGGCTCCGACTGGTCAGAACCCGTGGCCGGTTATCGCTTCAAGGTAGTATCTGCTGCGGAGAAGGCTGAGATGGGAGATGTGGCAATCTGGTATTTCTCACCGGAGGAAAGACTGCCACTGATCATCCGAAAGCGGAAAAATGGTGATCGCATCCAACTGGCGGGAATGGACAGGCCTAAAAAAGTCGCACGTCTGATGATTGATGAAAAAGTACCGCTCGTCCTGCGGGAAAATTGGCCATTGATTGTTACGAAGGAAGATGAGGTACTGCTAATACCCGGATTTAGAGCGTCCAAGCATTTAACGGAATCGCCGGCGCATGGCGACTGGCTGCTGATAACACAACCGGTTACAGGGCAGGCAGAAAAGTGA
- a CDS encoding FtsB family cell division protein has product MGLKNKRKSTDQGVTSIQNDYVRSVELQEKKQQAHKIRLVRRLSVFGILAAICLLWIVTTMYSQTRDIADKKEEKAEAVAELEAAEDKQIKLEEHIQLLNDEDYLAKLARKEYFLSEEGEIIFSIPENEENEDGKE; this is encoded by the coding sequence ATGGGCTTGAAGAACAAACGAAAATCGACGGATCAGGGAGTTACTTCAATCCAGAATGACTATGTTCGCTCTGTTGAATTGCAGGAAAAAAAGCAGCAAGCGCATAAAATACGACTAGTTAGAAGGCTATCTGTTTTCGGTATCCTTGCGGCAATTTGCCTGCTATGGATCGTAACTACTATGTATTCACAGACACGGGATATTGCAGATAAAAAAGAGGAAAAAGCGGAAGCGGTTGCGGAACTTGAAGCAGCAGAGGATAAACAAATAAAGCTCGAAGAACATATTCAGCTGCTGAATGATGAAGACTATCTCGCAAAATTAGCCCGGAAAGAGTATTTCCTGTCAGAAGAAGGAGAAATCATCTTTTCGATTCCTGAAAATGAAGAAAATGAAGACGGAAAAGAGTAG
- the hpt gene encoding hypoxanthine phosphoribosyltransferase encodes MLRNDIEEILIAEEEIREKTRELGDQLTRDYEDKFPLAIGVLKGALPFMGDLIKRMDCYLEMDFMDVSSYGNATVSSGEVKIIKDLNTSVEGRDILIIEDIIDSGLTLSYLVDLFKYRKAKSIKIVTLLDKPSGRKVDLKADYIGFEVPDAFVVGYGLDYAEKYRNLPYIGVLKPYIYGGEEA; translated from the coding sequence ATGCTACGTAATGACATCGAAGAAATTTTAATTGCAGAAGAAGAAATCCGTGAAAAAACGCGTGAGTTGGGTGATCAGCTGACTCGGGACTATGAGGATAAATTCCCGCTGGCGATTGGTGTATTAAAAGGCGCACTGCCATTCATGGGTGATTTGATCAAGCGCATGGATTGCTACCTCGAAATGGATTTCATGGATGTGTCCAGCTATGGAAATGCCACTGTATCTTCAGGAGAAGTTAAAATTATTAAGGATCTGAATACAAGCGTTGAAGGACGCGATATTTTGATCATTGAAGACATTATCGATAGCGGACTGACATTAAGCTATCTCGTTGATCTATTCAAGTACCGGAAGGCGAAATCGATTAAGATCGTAACGCTGCTTGATAAACCGAGCGGTCGCAAGGTGGATTTGAAAGCGGATTATATCGGCTTTGAAGTGCCGGATGCATTCGTGGTCGGATATGGACTTGATTATGCAGAGAAATATCGCAATCTGCCGTATATTGGTGTTTTAAAACCATATATATACGGCGGCGAAGAAGCTTAG
- a CDS encoding putative polysaccharide biosynthesis protein, with translation MARTGMNAGMKDRSTMASFMKGASLLLMAGFIVKLLSVAYRVPFQNLAGDRGFYVYQQIYPFVGVFTAWTSYGFSVAVSKMLADSREEEEGAILRIAFGCISGFAIIVFGLLFFGSPLLADWMGDSELAPLLKISALAVLLMPVLAVLKGFSQADQDMGPVASAQVFEQTVRVFVILIGTWIVVSYGFSIYAAGAAALWGTIAGELAGVTLLVLYTARTGWGFTVRSKVALWPTVRKMTALSVSLSFSSLLLLLFQLADSFTVFRLLEESGLPRLEAMERKGVYDRAQPLVQFGLLLASSLALSIVPLVARMDRKPGGRPPEHYVRLSFRAALLIAAATTAGLILTMPYVNEMLFKTTEGSATLAVFSIQVMWVSLLLVWMAILQGAGKEKVPALLLLAGLILKWTGNVVLVPALGIMGAALAGNIALIISTASLYYYFKRTWPIRFAPFAYYRKMAAALVSMAVCVLSWILLADSLLFNSLPDRLSAACTALTAAAVGAAVFLAAAAKMRILSEKEWYVIPFGRKMAKFQLWMNKNKRKGELR, from the coding sequence ATGGCGAGAACGGGAATGAATGCAGGCATGAAAGACCGGTCAACCATGGCTTCTTTTATGAAAGGGGCTTCCCTGCTGTTGATGGCAGGGTTTATTGTGAAACTATTAAGCGTCGCATACCGGGTGCCTTTTCAGAACCTGGCAGGAGACAGAGGATTTTATGTATACCAGCAGATCTATCCGTTCGTCGGAGTGTTCACAGCCTGGACTTCCTACGGTTTTTCAGTAGCAGTGTCGAAAATGCTGGCTGACAGCCGCGAAGAAGAGGAAGGGGCCATATTACGGATAGCGTTTGGTTGTATTTCAGGTTTCGCCATTATTGTATTCGGACTGCTGTTTTTCGGCTCCCCGCTTCTGGCGGATTGGATGGGGGATTCCGAGCTGGCGCCGCTTTTAAAAATCAGTGCGCTGGCGGTGCTGCTGATGCCTGTACTTGCCGTATTAAAAGGATTCTCTCAAGCTGACCAAGATATGGGTCCTGTTGCATCTGCACAGGTTTTCGAACAGACAGTTCGTGTCTTTGTTATATTGATTGGAACATGGATCGTTGTATCATACGGATTTTCAATCTATGCGGCAGGCGCAGCCGCGTTATGGGGAACAATAGCAGGCGAACTGGCGGGCGTTACGCTGCTGGTTTTATATACGGCGAGAACCGGGTGGGGTTTCACTGTGCGGTCAAAGGTAGCATTATGGCCGACTGTCCGTAAAATGACGGCACTTAGCGTAAGCCTCAGTTTCAGTTCTCTGCTGCTGCTGCTTTTTCAGCTTGCCGACTCCTTTACCGTTTTTCGATTACTGGAAGAAAGCGGCTTGCCGCGATTGGAGGCAATGGAACGCAAGGGAGTCTATGACCGGGCGCAGCCATTGGTTCAATTTGGTCTTCTGCTCGCGTCCTCACTCGCACTGTCCATTGTCCCGCTCGTCGCCCGCATGGACCGAAAACCCGGCGGGCGCCCACCGGAGCATTATGTCCGCCTGTCATTCCGGGCAGCACTGTTAATTGCGGCAGCGACAACAGCGGGTCTTATACTGACAATGCCTTATGTCAATGAAATGCTGTTTAAGACAACGGAAGGGTCAGCAACGTTGGCAGTCTTCAGCATCCAAGTGATGTGGGTCTCGCTGCTGCTGGTCTGGATGGCCATCCTTCAAGGTGCCGGGAAAGAAAAGGTGCCGGCACTGCTGCTGCTTGCTGGCCTGATCCTGAAATGGACAGGGAATGTTGTGCTGGTTCCGGCGCTTGGCATCATGGGTGCAGCGCTTGCCGGCAATATCGCGCTCATCATTTCGACAGCAAGTCTTTACTATTACTTTAAACGAACATGGCCGATTCGTTTCGCTCCGTTCGCTTATTACAGGAAAATGGCCGCTGCATTGGTGTCGATGGCTGTGTGTGTTCTCAGCTGGATTTTATTGGCGGATAGTTTGCTGTTTAATAGCTTGCCGGATCGCTTATCAGCTGCCTGCACAGCATTGACCGCCGCAGCAGTCGGCGCAGCAGTTTTTCTTGCAGCCGCTGCTAAAATGCGTATCCTTTCTGAGAAGGAGTGGTATGTTATTCCTTTTGGAAGGAAAATGGCCAAGTTTCAGTTATGGATGAATAAGAACAAAAGAAAGGGGGAACTTCGTTGA
- the ftsH gene encoding ATP-dependent zinc metalloprotease FtsH, whose translation MNRIFRYTIFYLLIFLVIIGILGTFNNSNQPTENIGYDEFLTALAEGDITEVTIQPDAMVYEVRGELADYEEGESFITNIPLENDELINQIDELALSEEVVVNYLKAPQTSGWVQFLTGIIPFVIIFILFFFLLNQAQGGGGRVMNFGKSKAKLYNDEKKKVRFRDVAGADEEKQELVEVVDFLKDPRKFSSIGARIPTGILLVGPPGTGKTLLARAVAGEAGVPFFSISGSDFVEMFVGVGASRVRDLFENAKKNSPCIIFIDEIDAVGRQRGAGLGGGHDEREQTLNQLLVEMDGFGANEGIIIIAATNRPDILDPALLRPGRFDRQITVGRPDVKGRQEVLQVHARNKPLSDTVDLKAVAQRTPGFSGADLENLLNESALVAARRNKDKIDMSDIDEATDRVIAGPAKKNRVISEKERNIVAFHESGHTVVGLTLDDADVVHKVTIVPRGQAGGYAVMLPREDRYFMTKPELLDKIAGLLGGRVAEDIIFGEVSTGAHNDFQRATQIARSMVTEYGMSDKIGPVQFGQASGGNVFLGRDFNSDQNYSDDIAFEIDQEMQRIIKEQYERTKKILTEKEDLLRLIATTLLEVETLDAAQILHLQEHGTLPEREYETLNGEYGNDVVDENDKEKVNPDVTGSPNDPSAGDLPAEEAGEDNPRGPFQEDRK comes from the coding sequence ATGAATCGGATATTTCGATACACCATATTCTATCTATTGATATTCCTGGTTATTATCGGGATTTTGGGAACATTTAACAACAGCAATCAGCCGACAGAGAATATAGGGTATGATGAATTCTTGACTGCTCTTGCTGAAGGCGACATAACGGAAGTGACGATTCAGCCGGATGCCATGGTATATGAAGTAAGAGGTGAATTGGCGGACTATGAAGAAGGTGAATCCTTCATCACAAATATCCCGCTGGAAAACGATGAACTGATTAACCAGATTGATGAACTGGCACTTAGCGAAGAGGTAGTGGTCAATTACCTGAAAGCACCGCAGACAAGCGGATGGGTTCAGTTCCTTACTGGCATTATCCCGTTTGTGATCATTTTCATTCTGTTCTTCTTCCTGCTTAACCAGGCTCAGGGCGGCGGTGGCCGTGTCATGAACTTCGGAAAGAGCAAAGCGAAGCTGTATAATGATGAAAAGAAGAAAGTCCGTTTCCGCGATGTTGCGGGAGCAGATGAAGAAAAACAGGAACTTGTGGAAGTGGTTGACTTCCTGAAAGATCCACGAAAATTCTCTAGCATCGGTGCACGGATTCCAACAGGGATTTTGCTTGTCGGACCTCCGGGTACTGGTAAAACACTTCTTGCACGTGCAGTTGCCGGAGAAGCAGGCGTACCGTTCTTCTCCATCAGTGGTTCGGATTTTGTAGAGATGTTTGTAGGAGTCGGGGCATCCCGTGTCCGTGACTTGTTTGAAAACGCGAAGAAGAATTCACCATGTATCATCTTTATTGATGAAATTGATGCAGTTGGACGCCAGCGTGGCGCCGGTCTTGGCGGTGGTCACGATGAGCGTGAACAGACGCTGAACCAATTGCTCGTTGAAATGGATGGATTTGGTGCAAATGAAGGAATCATCATTATCGCAGCAACGAACCGTCCGGATATTCTTGACCCGGCACTTCTGCGTCCAGGCCGTTTCGACCGTCAGATTACTGTTGGCCGTCCGGATGTTAAAGGGCGTCAGGAAGTCCTGCAAGTACACGCACGCAATAAGCCGCTAAGTGACACTGTAGACTTAAAAGCTGTTGCCCAGCGTACACCAGGCTTTTCGGGGGCGGATCTTGAAAATCTCCTGAATGAATCAGCACTCGTGGCGGCGCGCCGTAATAAAGATAAGATCGATATGTCTGATATTGATGAAGCAACAGACCGGGTCATCGCTGGACCAGCGAAGAAGAACCGGGTAATCTCTGAGAAAGAACGGAATATCGTGGCTTTCCACGAATCCGGTCACACAGTCGTCGGATTGACGCTTGATGATGCAGATGTAGTTCACAAAGTCACAATCGTCCCGCGTGGCCAGGCTGGCGGGTATGCGGTAATGCTTCCAAGAGAAGACCGTTACTTCATGACCAAGCCCGAACTTCTTGATAAAATTGCCGGTCTCCTTGGCGGCCGTGTTGCAGAAGATATCATTTTTGGCGAAGTTTCAACCGGTGCGCATAATGACTTCCAGCGTGCGACACAGATTGCACGCAGCATGGTCACTGAATACGGGATGAGTGATAAGATCGGTCCTGTTCAGTTCGGCCAGGCTTCTGGAGGAAATGTATTCCTGGGTCGCGATTTCAATTCTGATCAAAATTACTCGGACGACATCGCATTCGAGATTGACCAGGAGATGCAGCGCATTATTAAAGAACAGTATGAGCGCACGAAAAAAATTCTGACTGAAAAAGAAGATCTGCTTCGGTTGATCGCAACAACCTTGCTTGAAGTGGAGACACTTGATGCCGCACAGATCCTTCACTTACAGGAACATGGTACACTGCCGGAGCGTGAATATGAAACGCTCAACGGGGAGTACGGAAATGACGTAGTAGACGAAAATGATAAAGAAAAAGTGAATCCGGATGTTACAGGTTCTCCAAACGATCCTTCCGCTGGTGACTTGCCGGCAGAAGAAGCGGGAGAAGACAACCCGCGCGGACCTTTCCAGGAAGACCGCAAGTAA
- a CDS encoding type III pantothenate kinase, with the protein MILVLDVGNTNIMLGVYSGDQLTHYWRMETDRRKTEDEFAMQLKQLLNHVGLSFENIQGIAISSVVPPIMFSLERMCEKYFQLKPLIVGPGVKTGLNIKYENPREVGADRIVNAVAAIHEYGSPLVIVDFGTATTYCYIDESARYIGGAIAPGIGISTEALYTYASKLPRIEIVRPEQVVGKNTVTAMQAGIVFGYVGQAEGIVNRMKAQSRKEPTVIATGGLAKLIAAESNVIDIVDPFLTLKGLHLIYKRNDTQRKERF; encoded by the coding sequence ATGATTTTAGTGCTGGATGTAGGCAATACGAATATCATGCTCGGTGTTTATAGCGGGGATCAGCTGACTCACTACTGGCGGATGGAAACAGATCGCCGCAAGACAGAAGATGAATTCGCGATGCAGCTGAAACAGCTCCTGAATCATGTCGGGTTATCGTTTGAAAATATTCAAGGGATTGCTATATCGTCGGTAGTGCCGCCGATCATGTTTTCACTTGAGCGGATGTGTGAAAAGTACTTTCAGCTAAAACCGCTCATTGTCGGTCCAGGCGTAAAAACCGGCTTGAATATCAAGTATGAAAATCCGCGGGAAGTAGGCGCGGATCGGATTGTGAATGCAGTTGCTGCAATACACGAATATGGAAGCCCGCTGGTTATCGTCGATTTCGGTACAGCAACGACGTATTGCTATATTGATGAATCTGCTCGCTATATCGGCGGTGCAATTGCTCCAGGGATTGGAATTTCAACAGAAGCGCTTTACACGTATGCATCCAAACTGCCTCGAATTGAAATTGTACGGCCTGAGCAAGTAGTCGGTAAAAATACCGTCACTGCCATGCAGGCCGGCATCGTTTTTGGGTACGTCGGTCAGGCGGAAGGTATCGTGAACCGTATGAAAGCACAGAGCAGAAAAGAACCGACTGTTATTGCGACAGGCGGCTTGGCGAAGTTAATCGCTGCTGAGTCCAATGTAATTGATATTGTCGATCCTTTTTTGACATTAAAGGGATTGCATTTAATTTATAAACGGAATGATACGCAAAGAAAGGAACGATTTTGA
- the yabN gene encoding bifunctional methyltransferase/pyrophosphohydrolase YabN, with amino-acid sequence MNTIQIIGLGAGDLEQLPLGCYRKLKNAEQLFVRTADHPALTDLAAEGTVFSSFDEVYEKHDTFEPVYREIADSLLTLASEGDITYAVPGHPLIAEMTVQHLIDYERQGKCLIRIEGGQSFLDPLFSALRIDPIDGFQLVDGTSFDIQRINMTQHILIAQVYDMFSASEVKLALMEKYPDDYPVTIATAAGSKQELIRTVPLFELDRSAELNNLTTVYVPPVTEQEERLREWQTFRDIIAVLRGPGGCPWDREQTHESLMPYLLEETHELLAAIQQEDDEAIAEELGDVLLQVFLHAQIGQDNGYFQLEDVLNKVSEKMIRRHPHVFGDVKAETSEEVTANWQQIKKNEKELPVSLLADQFRFSSSLQTSFNYQKEAAKVGFTWRDSEGAWDKFQEELQEFKQEVANGTTDDQLEEFGDLLFTLVNIARFYNLSPEEAMVKANAKFRERFGYVEKRVAKDAGRFEAYTLEELDGFWNEAKQLKRKE; translated from the coding sequence TTGAACACAATTCAAATCATCGGTCTCGGAGCAGGGGATTTAGAACAGCTCCCGCTCGGGTGCTACAGAAAACTAAAAAATGCGGAACAGCTTTTTGTCCGGACTGCCGACCACCCGGCGTTGACTGACTTGGCGGCTGAAGGAACGGTTTTCAGCAGCTTTGATGAGGTTTATGAAAAACATGATACATTTGAGCCGGTATACCGGGAAATTGCGGATAGCCTCCTGACACTTGCATCCGAAGGGGATATAACTTATGCGGTGCCCGGGCATCCGCTCATTGCAGAAATGACCGTACAGCATTTGATCGATTATGAGCGGCAGGGAAAGTGCTTGATCCGAATTGAAGGAGGCCAGAGTTTTCTGGATCCGCTTTTCAGCGCTCTCCGCATTGATCCGATTGATGGGTTTCAGCTGGTCGATGGCACTTCGTTTGATATACAACGGATTAATATGACTCAACATATTCTGATTGCGCAAGTGTATGATATGTTCAGTGCTTCCGAAGTCAAACTTGCTTTGATGGAAAAATATCCGGACGATTACCCGGTAACGATTGCAACAGCGGCGGGTTCTAAACAGGAACTGATTCGGACAGTTCCGTTATTCGAGCTTGACCGGTCGGCTGAATTGAATAATTTAACGACGGTTTACGTGCCGCCGGTAACAGAACAGGAAGAGCGACTGCGGGAGTGGCAGACGTTCCGCGATATTATCGCAGTGTTGAGAGGTCCTGGTGGTTGTCCGTGGGACCGGGAACAGACGCACGAATCACTCATGCCGTACTTACTGGAAGAAACCCACGAGCTGCTGGCGGCCATTCAGCAGGAAGATGATGAAGCAATTGCAGAAGAGCTGGGTGATGTGCTGCTTCAGGTATTCCTGCATGCCCAAATCGGACAGGATAACGGCTATTTTCAGCTGGAAGATGTACTGAATAAGGTCAGCGAAAAAATGATTCGCCGGCATCCGCATGTGTTTGGGGACGTGAAGGCAGAAACATCGGAAGAAGTGACGGCAAACTGGCAGCAGATCAAGAAAAACGAAAAGGAACTCCCCGTTTCCTTGCTGGCTGACCAATTCCGGTTCAGTTCTTCCCTTCAGACATCATTCAATTATCAGAAAGAAGCAGCGAAAGTAGGCTTCACATGGCGTGACAGCGAAGGTGCCTGGGATAAATTCCAGGAAGAGCTGCAGGAATTCAAACAGGAAGTGGCGAATGGGACAACAGATGATCAGCTTGAAGAATTTGGTGATCTGCTGTTTACACTCGTCAATATTGCGCGATTTTATAATCTTTCACCGGAAGAAGCGATGGTAAAGGCGAATGCTAAATTCCGGGAAAGGTTCGGCTACGTGGAAAAACGGGTGGCGAAAGACGCCGGTCGGTTTGAAGCATATACACTTGAAGAACTGGACGGTTTCTGGAACGAAGCGAAACAGCTGAAGAGAAAGGAATGA
- a CDS encoding S1 domain-containing RNA-binding protein, which produces MSIEVGSKVEGKVTGITNFGAFVELPNGKTGLVHISEVADNYVKDINDHLKVGEMVEVKVMNVEADGKIGLSIRKAKPQPEGTTERPRRPRPNRSFDRQPPKENFESKMAKFLKDSDERLSTLKRATESKRGGRGAKRG; this is translated from the coding sequence ATGTCAATTGAAGTAGGCAGCAAGGTAGAAGGAAAGGTTACAGGGATCACGAATTTTGGAGCTTTTGTAGAGCTTCCAAACGGCAAAACGGGCCTCGTGCATATCAGTGAAGTGGCAGATAATTATGTAAAAGACATTAATGATCACTTGAAAGTCGGCGAAATGGTTGAAGTGAAAGTGATGAATGTTGAAGCTGACGGAAAAATCGGCCTTTCCATCCGTAAAGCAAAACCGCAGCCTGAAGGGACGACAGAGCGTCCACGACGTCCTCGGCCAAACCGTTCATTTGATCGGCAGCCACCAAAAGAGAATTTTGAATCAAAAATGGCGAAGTTTCTGAAAGACAGTGATGAACGTCTGTCAACATTGAAACGGGCAACCGAATCAAAACGCGGCGGTCGTGGAGCGAAAAGAGGCTAA
- a CDS encoding RNA-binding S4 domain-containing protein, protein MRLDKFLKVSRLIKRRTLAKEVADQGRVAINGKKAKASSVLKEGDELEIRFGQKVVIAKVDQLRENARKEETAAMYTILREEKLAKVEPEFIDDET, encoded by the coding sequence ATGCGACTGGATAAATTTTTGAAAGTATCCCGGCTGATCAAGCGGCGGACATTGGCAAAAGAAGTGGCAGACCAGGGCCGCGTAGCGATTAACGGTAAAAAAGCGAAGGCAAGTTCCGTCTTGAAAGAAGGCGATGAACTGGAGATCCGCTTCGGGCAAAAAGTAGTGATCGCAAAAGTCGATCAGCTGCGTGAAAACGCCAGAAAAGAAGAGACGGCAGCCATGTACACCATTTTACGGGAAGAAAAACTGGCGAAAGTCGAACCGGAATTTATTGATGATGAAACATAA
- the hslO gene encoding Hsp33 family molecular chaperone HslO, with translation MGDYLVRGLAFDGQVRAFAADTTKTVGEAQRRHMMWPTASAALGRTMTAGVMMGAMLKGNDKITLKLEGKGPIGLVLVDSDANGGVRGYVTNPQTHLDLNEQGKLDVRGAVGTEGMLSVVKDLGLRDYFTGQTPIVSGEVAEDFTYYFAVSEQVPSSVGLGVLVDTDNSIIAAGGFIIQLMPGTDDETIAKIEERISSVEPISKLIQRGLTPEEVLAEVLGKENVQILDKKPVHFDCNCSKDRFARGIMGLGEQEIQDMIEEDGMAEAQCHFCMEKYEYSKGELETLIEELRA, from the coding sequence ATGGGAGATTATTTAGTAAGAGGACTTGCTTTTGATGGACAGGTCCGTGCATTTGCTGCAGATACAACTAAAACAGTAGGAGAAGCTCAGCGACGCCATATGATGTGGCCGACAGCTTCTGCTGCGCTTGGACGTACGATGACAGCGGGTGTCATGATGGGGGCTATGCTGAAAGGTAATGATAAAATTACTTTGAAACTGGAAGGTAAAGGACCAATTGGTCTGGTACTGGTAGACAGTGATGCTAACGGCGGAGTGCGCGGTTATGTAACCAATCCGCAAACCCATCTGGATCTGAATGAACAAGGGAAACTGGATGTCCGAGGGGCTGTTGGAACAGAGGGAATGCTTTCTGTTGTGAAAGATTTGGGCCTTCGTGATTACTTTACGGGGCAAACGCCAATCGTGTCCGGTGAAGTCGCTGAAGACTTTACGTATTACTTTGCTGTCTCTGAGCAAGTACCTTCTTCAGTTGGCCTTGGTGTATTGGTCGATACAGACAATTCTATTATTGCAGCAGGCGGGTTTATTATTCAGCTCATGCCTGGAACAGATGACGAAACAATTGCTAAAATTGAAGAGCGAATTTCAAGTGTTGAACCAATTTCAAAACTGATTCAGCGCGGACTGACACCTGAAGAAGTGTTGGCAGAAGTTCTTGGGAAAGAAAATGTTCAAATTTTGGATAAAAAGCCGGTGCATTTCGATTGTAATTGTTCAAAAGACCGATTTGCCCGTGGAATTATGGGACTTGGTGAACAAGAGATTCAAGATATGATCGAAGAGGATGGAATGGCGGAAGCACAATGCCATTTTTGCATGGAAAAGTATGAGTATTCAAAAGGCGAACTTGAAACATTGATCGAAGAACTTCGCGCTTAA